A window of the Methanobrevibacter sp. genome harbors these coding sequences:
- a CDS encoding tetratricopeptide repeat protein: protein MVSNISEKSILLSDKAMECCMNGNFENALKYFDEGLSVDEDNILLLYNKAGCLVNMGEIEQSDPIFKKIIGLCDEMDKSELVLNIKANSYTYLRDFDSAREVFEEILKDFPNNVDGLLSRAIYLKRECMYDDSLEVFRKVLNLDPDNFEANMYMGELLLDLGGHEECKKFIDKAFELCPDFPYILYIKGCYFAAVCEDYKKAIEYYDKAINIEPGLVKCYFEKSKCLVLLGKADEAKKSFNKIYELNPEFYDESHKELLDDIIEMLANHYFMD from the coding sequence ATGGTGTCTAATATTAGTGAAAAGTCAATATTGCTTTCTGATAAAGCTATGGAATGCTGTATGAATGGAAATTTTGAAAATGCTTTGAAATATTTTGATGAAGGTCTGAGTGTAGATGAAGACAACATTTTGCTTTTGTACAACAAAGCGGGGTGTCTGGTTAACATGGGTGAAATCGAACAGTCAGATCCTATTTTTAAAAAAATAATCGGTCTTTGCGACGAGATGGACAAATCAGAACTGGTTTTAAATATCAAGGCAAATTCATATACTTACTTGAGGGACTTCGACAGTGCAAGGGAAGTCTTTGAAGAAATATTGAAAGATTTCCCAAACAACGTTGACGGTCTGCTTTCAAGGGCGATTTATCTAAAAAGGGAATGCATGTATGATGATTCTCTTGAAGTATTCAGAAAAGTCCTGAATCTGGACCCGGACAATTTTGAAGCAAACATGTATATGGGGGAACTGCTGCTTGATTTGGGAGGTCATGAGGAATGCAAAAAGTTCATTGACAAAGCCTTTGAATTATGTCCGGACTTTCCATATATTCTATATATTAAAGGATGTTACTTTGCAGCGGTTTGTGAAGATTACAAAAAGGCTATTGAGTATTATGATAAAGCTATAAATATTGAACCGGGTTTAGTAAAGTGTTACTTTGAAAAGTCCAAATGTCTTGTTCTTTTGGGAAAGGCTGATGAGGCTAAAAAAAGTTTCAATAAGATATATGAACTCAATCCTGAGTTTTATGATGAATCTCATAAGGAATTGCTGGACGATATAATTGAAATGCTGGCCAATCATTATTTCATGGATTGA
- a CDS encoding helicase HerA-like domain-containing protein: MYAEDKILIGCNENVCVELLPKLANRHGLIAGATGTGKTITLKTLAESFSDMGVPVFLADMKGDISGLAKIGSETDKIKTNVEKYGLAAKGFKYQAYPVEFWDLFGVKGLPVRVSLSEMGPTLLGKILNLSEAQQGVLNIVFKVADEKSLLIIDMKDLKSMINHVVENKAEYESEYGAIADKSANTILRSLITLEDQGGNDFFGEPALVLDDFMRVDDNGKGIINILDAQKLSLSPEIYSTFLLWMLSELFENLPEVGDMDKPKFVFFFDEAHLLFDDMSPEFGKKIEQIVRLIRSKGVGLYFISQSPADIPDDILAQLGNRVQHALHAYTPKDQKAVKVAAETFRPNPDFDTSTVISELGIGEALVSVLDEKGVPSIVEKVDIVPPQSFIGAIDDTMRSELINLSELKSKYWEAVDGLSAYEMLLNKIDSNPNVESEVPQVDMEVIEEAKVEVQAEPAPEPVQPEAEEAPQQPQQGAGGILGDIIGSVLVGQTQTAGKKTKKTAQQKAIEKAASQAMNTAAREVTKGLMRGIFGQMK; this comes from the coding sequence ATGTATGCGGAAGATAAAATATTGATTGGTTGCAATGAAAACGTTTGTGTTGAATTGCTTCCGAAGCTGGCTAACCGTCACGGTCTGATAGCTGGTGCAACAGGTACAGGTAAAACAATAACTTTGAAAACATTGGCTGAATCATTTTCAGACATGGGCGTTCCTGTATTTTTGGCTGACATGAAAGGAGACATTTCAGGACTTGCCAAAATAGGTTCTGAAACAGATAAAATCAAAACCAATGTTGAAAAATATGGTCTTGCTGCAAAAGGATTCAAATATCAGGCATATCCTGTAGAGTTCTGGGATCTGTTTGGAGTTAAAGGACTGCCTGTCCGTGTTTCATTATCTGAAATGGGCCCTACACTTCTGGGAAAAATCCTAAACCTGTCCGAAGCACAGCAGGGAGTCCTTAATATAGTATTTAAAGTGGCTGATGAAAAATCTCTTTTAATCATTGACATGAAGGATTTAAAGTCAATGATCAATCATGTTGTTGAAAACAAGGCCGAATATGAAAGTGAATACGGAGCAATTGCCGATAAGTCAGCTAATACAATTCTGAGAAGTCTCATTACTCTGGAAGATCAGGGAGGAAACGATTTCTTCGGTGAACCTGCACTGGTTTTGGATGACTTTATGAGAGTGGACGACAACGGAAAAGGTATCATCAACATTCTTGATGCTCAAAAATTATCCCTGTCACCTGAAATATACTCAACATTCCTTTTATGGATGCTGTCCGAATTGTTTGAAAACCTGCCTGAAGTAGGGGACATGGATAAGCCAAAATTCGTATTCTTCTTTGACGAGGCACATCTTCTGTTTGATGACATGTCACCTGAATTCGGCAAAAAAATCGAACAGATTGTAAGGCTGATCAGGTCAAAAGGCGTTGGACTGTACTTCATATCACAGTCTCCTGCAGACATTCCTGACGATATCCTTGCACAGCTTGGAAACCGTGTACAGCATGCGCTTCATGCATACACACCAAAAGACCAGAAAGCCGTTAAAGTGGCTGCCGAAACATTTAGGCCAAACCCTGATTTCGACACATCAACAGTGATTTCCGAGCTTGGAATAGGTGAAGCACTGGTTTCAGTTCTGGATGAAAAGGGTGTTCCAAGCATTGTTGAAAAGGTTGACATTGTTCCTCCTCAAAGCTTCATCGGAGCGATTGACGATACAATGCGCTCTGAGCTGATTAACCTTTCAGAGTTGAAATCCAAATACTGGGAAGCTGTAGATGGACTTTCCGCTTATGAAATGCTTTTAAACAAGATTGATTCAAATCCTAATGTTGAAAGTGAAGTTCCGCAGGTTGACATGGAAGTAATCGAAGAGGCAAAGGTTGAAGTTCAAGCTGAACCTGCTCCAGAACCTGTCCAGCCGGAAGCGGAAGAAGCTCCTCAGCAGCCTCAGCAGGGTGCCGGCGGAATTCTTGGTGATATTATAGGTAGCGTTCTTGTTGGTCAAACACAGACTGCAGGCAAAAAAACCAAAAAGACCGCTCAGCAAAAGGCAATTGAAAAGGCAGCTTCACAGGCAATGAACACAGCCGCACGTGAAGTTACAAAAGGTCTTATGAGAGGAATATTCGGTCAGATGAAATAA
- a CDS encoding DEAD/DEAH box helicase, producing the protein MLVLKKIKKQWRLYPIGSPKGALNHKRKPEFVGNIKFSHDGDSLSIARFVADYNFNDNSTLNEKLVPPGEVIKLLRSQAVFLATKDEKVEKYLKSLNIKVRHTQVCDYCAYEGNITIVNSDYSYNFNNQLICKDCAHDTIKQELKLQGFDKAIFRNLQNTLEKTGSLEKTLSVLDPHFDAIKNRKLTLFDKTKKSRHIVPPVDMKRLKIPKDFKKVLLDSGNTKLLPVQYLSIKEGLLKGEDLLVVSATGSGKTLVGELAGITEALKGKKFVFLTPLVALANQKYRDFKKKYSQLGLKVAIKVGRNRVKAKGELNLPDSDVSKADIVVATYEGIDYLLRNGNSSSLSNLGVVLIDEIHMIDDEDRGTRLNGLIKRIKHLYPKTQIIGLSATVKNPEFLADEFNMKLVKYDERPVPLERHLVYVRNESQRRHLMQRLAKREFNTKSKKGFRGQTIIFTNSRRKTHQIANFLTNKRVNAKAYHAGLSYYKKEKIEKDFDKGKISCVVTTAALAAGVDFPASQVIFDSLIMGNKWINPNEFSQMLGRAGRPSYHDRGIVYLIPEIGNDFQGESEEAMALELLESNSEDVFIEYDEESAYEQILADISSTSIKSLDELNKFYKNIDVPISIKIAVDEMEELGLINRSINNKLDVTKYGRATSVSFLSIDDAEFIKNTLHDYNYLKRYVGLSPMYKKKDKYDKLKVLILAMALDLEMFENAYLSNVIHNQISNALKIKFSTRLFAESTLDIISSGEAIEKVDKKFQDALIALQTDFMQCRCQDRPFCSCMQRGISEVIVHERLKGKDPQDISNKLFRKYQIQVYPGDIFSWLDNFVKNLDAIKRIAKAFNRQNIVKKTNWLIKKIENG; encoded by the coding sequence ATGCTAGTTTTAAAGAAAATCAAAAAACAGTGGAGGCTATATCCGATAGGTTCTCCGAAAGGCGCACTCAACCATAAGAGAAAACCTGAATTTGTCGGCAACATCAAATTTTCACATGATGGCGATTCACTGTCAATTGCAAGGTTTGTAGCGGATTATAATTTCAATGACAATTCCACATTGAATGAAAAGCTGGTTCCTCCAGGCGAAGTCATTAAACTGCTCAGATCTCAGGCTGTTTTTCTAGCAACTAAAGATGAAAAAGTTGAAAAATACCTGAAATCCCTTAACATCAAGGTCAGGCACACTCAGGTATGTGACTACTGTGCATATGAAGGAAATATTACAATAGTCAATTCAGATTATTCCTATAACTTTAACAATCAGCTGATTTGTAAGGACTGTGCTCATGACACTATAAAACAGGAATTAAAGCTCCAGGGATTTGATAAGGCAATCTTTAGAAACCTGCAAAACACCTTGGAAAAAACCGGAAGTCTTGAAAAGACATTGTCTGTTCTAGATCCTCATTTTGATGCGATAAAAAACAGAAAACTGACATTATTCGATAAGACTAAAAAATCAAGACATATCGTACCTCCTGTTGACATGAAGAGGCTTAAAATTCCTAAGGACTTCAAAAAGGTATTGCTTGATTCAGGAAACACAAAGCTATTGCCTGTGCAATATCTCTCCATTAAGGAAGGGCTACTTAAAGGCGAAGACCTGCTGGTTGTAAGTGCCACAGGTTCCGGTAAGACTCTCGTAGGGGAGCTTGCAGGAATCACAGAAGCCCTGAAAGGCAAGAAATTCGTATTTCTAACCCCTCTGGTCGCACTTGCAAACCAGAAATACAGGGATTTTAAAAAGAAATATTCTCAGCTGGGTTTAAAGGTGGCCATCAAGGTTGGAAGAAACCGTGTCAAGGCAAAAGGGGAATTGAATCTTCCCGATTCTGACGTTTCCAAGGCTGATATTGTGGTTGCTACCTATGAAGGTATTGATTATCTTTTAAGAAACGGAAATTCCTCATCACTATCCAATCTGGGTGTTGTTCTGATAGATGAGATTCACATGATTGATGATGAGGACCGTGGAACAAGACTGAACGGTTTGATAAAGCGTATTAAACATTTATATCCCAAAACTCAAATCATCGGATTGTCAGCAACAGTTAAAAATCCTGAATTTTTAGCAGATGAGTTCAACATGAAGCTGGTAAAATATGACGAGCGTCCGGTTCCTCTGGAAAGGCACCTTGTTTATGTTAGAAACGAGTCTCAAAGACGCCATCTTATGCAGAGACTGGCCAAAAGGGAATTCAATACAAAATCCAAAAAAGGCTTCAGGGGCCAGACAATAATATTTACAAATTCAAGAAGAAAAACTCACCAGATTGCCAATTTCCTGACAAATAAAAGGGTCAATGCAAAGGCATATCATGCAGGACTGTCCTATTATAAAAAGGAAAAGATTGAAAAGGACTTTGACAAGGGTAAGATTTCATGTGTTGTAACAACAGCAGCTCTTGCAGCGGGAGTGGACTTTCCGGCTTCACAGGTAATATTCGACTCCCTGATAATGGGAAACAAGTGGATCAATCCAAACGAGTTTTCACAGATGCTTGGCCGTGCAGGAAGACCGTCCTATCATGACCGGGGCATAGTTTATTTAATTCCTGAGATAGGCAATGATTTTCAGGGAGAATCTGAAGAGGCAATGGCATTGGAGCTTTTGGAAAGCAATAGTGAAGATGTATTCATTGAATATGATGAGGAGTCAGCATATGAGCAGATACTTGCAGACATTTCCTCAACTTCAATTAAATCACTGGATGAGCTTAATAAATTTTATAAAAATATTGATGTTCCTATAAGCATTAAGATAGCAGTTGACGAGATGGAAGAGTTAGGATTAATTAATAGGAGCATAAATAATAAATTAGATGTAACAAAATATGGCCGGGCAACTTCGGTATCATTTTTATCTATAGATGATGCGGAATTCATCAAGAATACACTGCATGACTATAATTATCTTAAAAGGTATGTCGGTTTGTCTCCGATGTACAAGAAAAAGGATAAGTATGATAAATTGAAGGTTTTAATCCTTGCAATGGCACTGGATTTGGAGATGTTTGAAAATGCATATCTGTCAAATGTTATTCACAATCAGATATCAAATGCATTAAAAATCAAGTTTTCAACCAGACTGTTCGCAGAATCAACCTTGGATATCATTTCCAGTGGTGAAGCAATCGAAAAGGTTGACAAAAAATTCCAGGATGCGCTGATTGCGCTTCAAACGGATTTCATGCAATGCAGATGTCAGGACAGGCCATTCTGTTCATGCATGCAGAGGGGAATCTCTGAGGTGATAGTTCACGAAAGGCTTAAAGGCAAGGACCCTCAAGACATATCAAATAAGCTGTTTAGAAAATATCAGATTCAGGTATATCCGGGAGATATATTCTCCTGGCTGGATAATTTCGTAAAAAATTTGGATGCAATCAAAAGGATTGCAAAAGCGTTTAATCGACAGAATATTGTTAAAAAGACTAATTGGTTAATTAAAAAAATAGAAAACGGGTGA
- a CDS encoding DUF123 domain-containing protein — translation MKGCYCLIIKLNNDRTVKIGKKLGKIEFKKGYYVYVGSAMNSLESRIKRHLSDEKKLHWHIDYFLKESEIEKVICNVSPKKIECELSQFLTSKAYGIEGFGCSDCDCESHLYYFESKNQAVQTVKYAYDSLAIDFRIINP, via the coding sequence ATGAAAGGCTGTTACTGTTTGATAATCAAATTAAATAATGATAGAACTGTCAAGATAGGAAAAAAACTCGGAAAAATAGAGTTTAAGAAAGGTTATTATGTCTATGTAGGCTCAGCCATGAATTCACTTGAATCAAGAATTAAAAGACATCTAAGCGATGAAAAAAAGCTTCACTGGCACATAGACTACTTTCTAAAGGAATCTGAAATTGAAAAAGTAATATGCAATGTCTCACCTAAAAAAATTGAATGTGAACTTTCACAATTTCTAACATCAAAAGCCTATGGAATTGAGGGTTTCGGCTGCAGCGATTGTGATTGTGAAAGCCACCTTTATTACTTTGAAAGCAAAAATCAAGCAGTTCAAACAGTTAAATATGCATATGACTCACTGGCAATTGATTTTAGAATAATCAATCCATGA
- a CDS encoding DUF368 domain-containing protein, whose protein sequence is MGSADIVPGVSGGTIALITGIYGHLVEAISKISFGFVKPLFKGDLRGFWSKLLEEIDFKFFIPLILGIGVAFLTLAKVVTYCMDVHTALTYSFFLGLIIASAVILFKKIKKINIKHVVFAVIGMILTYIFVSLNPIAANHSLLVLFISGMIAICAMILPGISGSFLLLLLGQYEYMLNALHQFHLSEIIVFVVGALIGILGFSKILNFLLKNHEEVTMAFLIGVMLGSLKVPAVEVTNAVSLNFAGLLPCLIVAVIGFVLIIILETRFDYIEQ, encoded by the coding sequence ATGGGCTCTGCAGATATTGTTCCGGGTGTTTCAGGAGGAACAATAGCTTTAATTACAGGTATTTATGGCCACCTGGTTGAAGCAATCAGTAAAATCAGTTTTGGATTTGTAAAACCTCTCTTTAAAGGGGATTTAAGGGGATTTTGGTCCAAACTGCTTGAAGAAATTGATTTTAAGTTTTTCATTCCGTTAATCTTGGGTATTGGAGTTGCATTTCTGACTTTAGCTAAAGTCGTTACCTACTGTATGGATGTTCACACTGCACTTACATATTCATTCTTTTTGGGACTGATTATAGCTTCAGCGGTAATCTTATTTAAAAAGATTAAAAAAATCAACATTAAACATGTGGTTTTTGCAGTAATAGGTATGATATTAACATATATCTTTGTAAGCCTCAATCCAATAGCAGCTAACCATTCCCTGCTTGTTTTATTCATTTCAGGTATGATTGCAATCTGTGCAATGATTCTTCCAGGTATTTCAGGTTCATTTCTGCTGTTGCTGTTAGGTCAGTATGAATACATGCTGAATGCACTTCACCAGTTTCACCTGTCTGAAATCATAGTGTTTGTAGTTGGTGCCCTAATCGGTATTCTAGGATTTTCCAAAATCCTCAACTTCCTTTTAAAAAATCATGAGGAAGTTACAATGGCATTTCTTATTGGTGTAATGCTTGGATCACTTAAGGTTCCGGCTGTAGAGGTAACAAATGCAGTAAGTTTAAACTTTGCAGGACTCCTGCCTTGCCTGATTGTTGCCGTAATAGGATTTGTTTTAATTATCATATTGGAAACCAGATTTGATTACATCGAACAGTAA